Genomic DNA from Deinococcus sonorensis KR-87:
CGTCGGAGGGCCCGTGGATGCCCTGGGCGATGACGACGAATTCATCGCCGCCCAGGCGGGCGAGCGTGTCGTCTGCGCGCAGGGTGGACCGCATGCGCCGGGAGACCGCCCGCAGCAGGTCATCGCCTGCGCCGTGGCCCAGGCTGTCGTTGATCAACTTGAAGCGGTCCAGGTCGATCAGCAGCACCGCCACCTCCGTCCCTTCACGCAGGGCGTGGGTGACGGCGCTGGCCAGGCGATCGGCATACAGGCGCCGGTTGGGCAGCCCGGTCAGGGCGTCATGCAGCGACTCGTGCGCGCGGCGGGCTTCCGCAGCCGCCAGGGCCTCGGTCGCCCGCACCGTACTGAGGCCGACGACCAGCGCCGCCACCCAGAAAATCAACAGGCTGCTCAGGTCCCACCAGGACGCCTCCCACGCGCGCTGGGCGAGCACCGCCCCGGACGGCAGAAGCACCGCGGCGAACGCACTCCACCGCTGCCGCCCCTGCAGGACCACGCCAATGAACGGCAGGTGGGCCACCAGGAGCAGCAGGATCGGGACCGTCGTGACCAGGATGTCGACAAAACTCCAGGTCAGCAGCAGGGCGTCCGCCACGATGATGCCCGCCCAGGTCCAGGCATGCCGCGGACGACCGGCGGTCCGCAGCACCCAGACGCTGATCGCCACCCGCAGCACGAAGCCGATCACCTCAGGCACCGCCAGTGCGGGGCTCCACTGGTGCCGTGGATCGAGCACGACCGCCGCCTGGACGGCCGCGGTGCTCAACAGAATGGCCGCCAGCAGCTGGTCGGGCAGCCGGTCCTCACCGATCCGCGTCCACCGCCGACGCGCTGACTGTGCCTCGTTGCTCATCTGGTCCCTTGCCCCCGCACGTTCATGGGATGGCGTCTCCCTGTCCAGAAGACCAGTCCGCACGCCAATGTGGGCGTGAACGCCCTTTGGAATGACTTGCGATACGCCACGCCCAGCCGGTTGGGGCCTTCACACCCAGGGCCGCGTCCGGTGCGGAGGGCTGAACCACCGACGAACCGCAGTCCGGTCGGGGGGTCCGCGGTGGGGCGCCGGATCACGCCGGTGCCGAACGCAAACGCAGCCCCTTCCCTTTCAGCCGCCCTGCTGCTGCCGTGTGCGGCGCCTGTGCCCTGCACCGGTGGGGTCGGCGCCGCGCCGGCGGCATGGCCGCGCCCCACCACTGGTCCAGCCGTCGCTGGAGGTGCACCGCTGCCCAGCGGCACCTGAAGCGGTTTCCTGTGCGTGTCAGCCATCCCATCATACCTGTCGACTCGTCGTGTCCCATCGCCGGCGGCCCCCTCGCCTTCTTTGCGGTGACCCACCTGCGCCGGGATCAAGCCCCTGACCGGCTGCGTGGCGGCACGGACGGGCGGGGTTCGTGTCCAGTACGATGGCGTCCAGAAGGGCGACGTGGCTCAGCCGGCGCCGTCCGTCGCGGAGCTGGGCAGGAGGTCATTCCCTGCCGGGTCCCTGGCTTGAGCGGTACGCTCAGTGTCGTTGCGTCGGTCTTGGTGCGCATGGCGTGAGGGGGGTGCGGTGGACGGAAGTCGTCAACAGGTCGCCGATCGTCTCAGGGGGCTCACCGCCCGGCGTGCAGGGGTGGCCGTCGTGCTGTGGGGTGAGCCGGGCATCGGCAAAACCCATCTGGCCAGAGCGGTGTTGCGCGAGGCCCCCTGCGCCTCGATTTCTATTCGTGCCCGTCAGCCGCTGGAGCAGGTCGCGCTGGCCGTGCCACGTTCGCCCCAGGCGGGTGCCTGGCTGGCGGTGTCGATCGAGCGCCTGGAGCGAGGGGAGCGGTTCACCGGTGAGCAGCTGGTGAAAGTGCTCGCCGCGCAGCTGGCCCTCCGTGCTCCGGTGGTCCTCCATGTCGAGGACCTGCACGAGTGCTCACCGGACCAGCTTCAGCTGTGGCGGACCCTCGCGGCGCGCGTGACCCGGACGCGGGGCGCCGGTCTGCTGGTCACCAGCCGCACCCTGCCCCAGACGGCTTTGAACCGGTCCACGTTGATCCGCTGAGCCGTGCCGAGTCGGATCTCCTGCTCAACGCGGACGTGGGCGGGAACCTGCCAGACGAAGCGCTCGCGTGGATTTTTGAGCGGGCGGCGGGCCATCCCCTCTTTACCGTCGAGTACCTCCGCTTCCTCGCCCGGCAGGGCCTGCTGTGGAATGACGCCCGGCGCTGGCGGTGGCGGACGCCAGAGCGGCACATCATCCCGGTGAGCGTGGAAGCGCTGATCGAGCAGGTCATCGCTGCGGCGGCCGGCTCACCCCCGCACCGCGCCGTCCTCCAGGCCAAGGCGATGCTGGAACCGGGCGTGGAAGCCGCCCGCCTGGCCGTCGTCGCGGGCCTGACGCTGGACGAGCTTCAGGCGGCGTCCGCCCACCTGACCCGGAGCGGAGTGCTGGTGGACGGTGAGTTCGCCCACCCCCTGTAGGTCGGTGATTCAGGGACGGACGACCCCGTCCGGGGCGCACCGGCGAGCGGTCCGTCCATGGCGCATCCGTGAGGTCTTCGCGGCACTGCGAACAAAGGGAGCGACTCGCCGTGAACCCTTCCCTTGGCCGACACGCCCTCTTGGGTGTCTGGCGTACCCTGAACAGCCGCGGTTGACGGCGCCTCCTGCCTCGTCTTCAGGTGCGGCCTGGCCTGCCAGACCGCGCCTCCGGACCATCAGGCAGGCCATGGTGAACCCGGACGATGCGGTGCCGGCGGGCATGGACGCTGAGGAACGCCGCCCTCCGGGTGCCCAGGCGTCCGCCCCGGGCCCCTGTTACAGGAGGCCGCGCCGCAGCGCCTTGACGGCGGCCTGCGTGCGGTCCGCCGCCTGCAGTTTGACGAGAATCTCCTGCACGTGCAGCTTGACGGTGCTCACGCTGACGTCGAGCGCGGCGGCGATGTCCCGGTTCGGGAGGCCGTCCGCGATCAGCCGGAGCACGTCGAGTTCCCGCGAGGTGAGGGGGGATCCGGCGTCGGGAG
This window encodes:
- a CDS encoding ATP-binding protein, whose translation is MAVVLWGEPGIGKTHLARAVLREAPCASISIRARQPLEQVALAVPRSPQAGAWLAVSIERLERGERFTGEQLVKVLAAQLALRAPVVLHVEDLHECSPDQLQLWRTLAARVTRTRGAGLLVTSRTLPQTALNRSTLIR